A genomic segment from Leptolyngbya boryana PCC 6306 encodes:
- a CDS encoding polysaccharide deacetylase family protein: MKKSPWTRLLGFSKQIAPKAGWQFLAVGSLPLLVGAGAIVASGNRWLPTEVAPQISSLTPTFLANEPPQLNSSLSVAIAPVCAQGTQLGYQASTSIPTDFKPTTFRAKSSEFAKDWQAKLAEAPFPQINPRARLAKVPILMYHDIVAEKEVFFDVTPQEFEAHLKLIQQNGLTPISLDQLVEHLKTGIPLPAKPVVLTFDDGYLGHYKYVYPLLKKYGYPGAFSIYPAKIDKPRGRPGMNWAQIQEMAADPLITIASHSVNHPADLREIKDDAKLAFEMTESKRMLEAKLGIPIRYFVYPEGKNDERVQQAAIAAGYQAAWTMSDEANLFAAESENLFNISRIGQSQTEKVIAEANGGPAMTFFKNGLNFSAPVELTKTTVNKVPLILAAGGKPTTIHAKTRAQVVEIKQGTPAIAAVDGGFFSLEFLDSNKMIGPVMSSATGEFVAAPQGSLSKLEGRPLVLINDQTIRYIPFDPLKHNTREGVEAELLGVKDAFVAGAWLVKDGKPQSAETFRGLFGFDAERDRAFWGIDQADRPVVGVSGDYVNSVNLGEALAKAGLREAVMLDSGASAALAFKGESMMSYTPRPVPHIVALMPPVQTDSACQTAAKP; this comes from the coding sequence ATGAAAAAATCCCCTTGGACTCGTTTGTTGGGCTTCTCGAAACAGATCGCTCCCAAAGCTGGCTGGCAATTTCTAGCCGTTGGGAGTTTACCGCTTCTGGTTGGGGCAGGTGCGATCGTTGCTTCAGGAAATCGCTGGCTGCCAACTGAAGTGGCTCCCCAGATTTCATCGCTGACTCCCACGTTCTTAGCCAACGAGCCGCCGCAACTCAACTCTAGTTTGAGTGTCGCCATTGCTCCCGTTTGTGCCCAGGGGACGCAATTGGGATATCAAGCATCCACATCGATTCCCACTGATTTCAAACCAACGACATTCAGAGCCAAATCATCTGAATTTGCGAAAGATTGGCAAGCAAAACTCGCAGAAGCACCGTTTCCGCAAATCAATCCAAGAGCGCGATTGGCAAAAGTTCCGATCCTGATGTATCACGACATCGTGGCGGAGAAAGAAGTCTTTTTTGATGTGACTCCTCAAGAGTTTGAGGCACATCTAAAATTGATTCAACAAAATGGGTTGACTCCGATTAGCTTGGATCAACTCGTCGAACATTTGAAAACTGGGATTCCTTTGCCTGCTAAGCCAGTCGTTCTCACCTTTGATGATGGTTACTTAGGACATTATAAATATGTCTATCCTTTATTGAAGAAGTACGGGTATCCGGGTGCGTTTTCGATTTATCCTGCCAAAATTGACAAGCCTAGAGGTCGTCCGGGGATGAATTGGGCGCAGATTCAGGAGATGGCGGCTGATCCGTTAATCACGATCGCATCGCACAGTGTCAATCATCCAGCAGATTTACGCGAGATTAAGGATGATGCAAAGTTAGCGTTTGAGATGACCGAATCGAAACGGATGCTCGAAGCCAAGCTAGGAATTCCGATTCGATATTTTGTCTATCCAGAAGGCAAGAACGACGAGCGAGTTCAACAAGCTGCGATCGCGGCGGGGTATCAAGCGGCTTGGACAATGAGCGACGAGGCAAACTTGTTTGCAGCGGAGTCTGAGAACTTATTCAATATTTCACGGATTGGACAGTCCCAAACTGAGAAAGTGATCGCCGAAGCCAACGGCGGACCTGCCATGACTTTCTTCAAAAATGGTCTGAATTTCAGCGCACCTGTGGAGTTGACCAAGACCACCGTGAATAAAGTGCCCTTGATTTTGGCAGCCGGTGGAAAACCGACGACGATTCACGCGAAAACTCGGGCGCAGGTTGTAGAAATTAAGCAGGGAACGCCTGCGATCGCGGCAGTTGATGGGGGCTTTTTCTCGCTGGAATTTCTCGATTCTAATAAGATGATTGGACCTGTGATGAGTTCTGCAACTGGCGAATTCGTTGCGGCTCCTCAAGGATCACTCTCTAAGTTAGAAGGGCGACCGCTCGTGTTAATTAACGATCAAACGATTCGATATATCCCGTTTGATCCGTTGAAACACAACACGCGTGAGGGAGTCGAGGCAGAATTGCTTGGGGTGAAAGATGCATTTGTAGCAGGAGCTTGGTTAGTCAAAGATGGCAAACCTCAGTCGGCAGAGACATTTAGAGGATTGTTTGGCTTTGATGCAGAGCGCGATCGCGCGTTCTGGGGAATTGATCAAGCTGATCGTCCGGTTGTCGGAGTTTCGGGTGATTATGTCAACTCCGTGAATCTCGGTGAAGCGCTAGCAAAAGCAGGATTGCGAGAAGCCGTGATGCTCGATTCGGGAGCCAGTGCCGCGCTGGCATTCAAAGGGGAGTCGATGATGAGCTATACGCCCCGCCCAGTCCCTCATATTGTGGCATTGATGCCGCCTGTACAAACAGATTCGGCTTGTCAAACGGCTGCAAAGCCCTAG
- a CDS encoding HEAT repeat domain-containing protein, translating into MKMQFLSFVKNMSLSLNQIAQQLDSDSTRDRMVALANLRDIPAEDAVPLIKKVLNDQSLQIRSMAVFALGIKQTDESFPILLNILETESDYGIRADAAGALGYLEDIRAFEPLVRLFYEDTDWLVRFSAAVALGNLKDARAKQVLMEALDSEEIVVQQAAIAALGEIKAVDAVNAILRFAQSEDWLIRQRLAEALGNMPSEKSLSALKYLEKDGNPNVAAAARVALERLSTENI; encoded by the coding sequence ATGAAAATGCAATTTTTAAGTTTTGTAAAAAATATGAGTCTCAGCCTCAACCAAATCGCTCAGCAACTCGACAGTGACAGTACCCGCGATCGCATGGTAGCGCTTGCCAATCTGCGAGACATTCCGGCTGAGGACGCTGTGCCCTTGATTAAAAAAGTCTTGAATGATCAGAGTTTACAAATTCGATCGATGGCTGTGTTTGCGTTAGGAATTAAGCAAACCGATGAAAGTTTTCCGATCCTCCTCAATATTCTCGAAACCGAATCGGACTACGGGATTCGCGCAGATGCGGCTGGAGCATTGGGCTATTTAGAAGACATCAGAGCCTTTGAGCCATTGGTGCGACTGTTTTATGAAGATACCGACTGGCTTGTGAGATTTAGTGCAGCCGTTGCCTTGGGGAATTTGAAAGATGCACGGGCGAAACAAGTACTAATGGAGGCATTAGACAGCGAAGAAATTGTCGTGCAGCAAGCTGCGATCGCGGCTTTGGGAGAGATTAAAGCCGTCGATGCGGTCAACGCAATTTTGCGCTTCGCTCAATCTGAAGATTGGTTGATTCGTCAACGATTGGCAGAGGCGTTGGGAAATATGCCCAGCGAGAAGAGTCTGTCTGCTTTGAAATATTTGGAAAAAGACGGTAATCCGAATGTGGCAGCAGCGGCTCGTGTCGCGCTAGAGCGTTTGAGTACTGAAAATATTTGA
- a CDS encoding heavy-metal-associated domain-containing protein, which translates to MSLQLTVPNMACSACSDTITSAIKSIDPTAIVTADPKTKLVQIETQASETAVKQAITDAGYTVA; encoded by the coding sequence ATGTCCTTACAACTTACGGTTCCGAATATGGCGTGTTCTGCTTGTAGCGATACGATTACCAGCGCGATCAAATCGATCGATCCAACTGCGATCGTGACCGCTGATCCCAAAACTAAACTTGTCCAAATCGAGACACAGGCTTCAGAAACCGCCGTAAAACAAGCGATTACGGATGCAGGTTACACGGTTGCTTAG
- the hisB gene encoding imidazoleglycerol-phosphate dehydratase HisB, producing MQTSDRPSLSSTFSVARIASVSRKTGETDVQVTVNLDGTGKCVAKTGIPFLDHMLHQISSHGLIDLDVQATGDIEIDDHHTNEDVGITLGMAIAKALGDRKGIVRFGHFVAPLDEALIQVALDFSGRPHLSYGLEIPTQRVGTYDTQLVREFFVAVINHAQMTLHLRQLDGINSHHIIEATFKAFARSLRMAVEIDPRRAHEIPSSKGVL from the coding sequence ATGCAGACTAGCGATCGACCCTCCCTTTCTTCAACGTTTTCGGTTGCCCGGATTGCTTCTGTCTCTCGTAAGACGGGTGAAACTGATGTGCAAGTGACCGTCAATCTCGATGGCACCGGAAAATGCGTTGCCAAAACAGGGATTCCGTTTCTCGATCATATGCTGCACCAAATCTCATCGCATGGATTGATTGATCTCGATGTGCAAGCAACGGGCGATATCGAAATCGATGATCACCATACAAATGAGGATGTCGGGATTACGTTGGGGATGGCGATCGCGAAAGCGTTAGGCGACCGTAAAGGCATTGTTCGGTTTGGGCATTTCGTTGCGCCTTTGGACGAAGCACTGATCCAAGTTGCACTTGATTTTTCAGGTCGTCCGCATCTGAGCTATGGCTTAGAGATTCCAACGCAACGGGTGGGAACCTATGATACGCAGCTTGTACGAGAGTTTTTTGTGGCAGTGATCAATCATGCTCAAATGACGCTGCACCTTCGCCAACTTGATGGAATCAATTCGCATCACATTATTGAAGCGACGTTTAAGGCATTTGCGAGATCGCTGCGAATGGCAGTAGAAATCGATCCACGACGGGCACATGAAATTCCCAGTTCAAAGGGTGTGCTGTGA
- a CDS encoding glycerol-3-phosphate acyltransferase: protein MTLMHVWGALLIFGLCPILGGLPLIRWITTRLTGKRLQQLGTGNVSVSAAFYHGGKWVGVLAVLSEALKGIAAVLLARSFFPDRPEWEIFSLIALVYGRYFIGKGAGTTNVVWGYVVHDPLTSFLVFLIGGIGFTILRERQAGKFGVLILFPLITVLRHPQETPLIVGSVGLAAFLWWIYNQIPDDLDLRSDTAQRGSKAMFQFLREDRSLISLDQALKADKVGQKAATLSELKRSGYPVPEGWVLLPGDDPQPLIQAMRPSREQPLIVRSSAIGEDSESASAAGQYGSIANVTHRELLLPAIMRCLDSYEQESAVQYRRDRAIPDASMIVLVQNQIRGVFSGVAFSRDPISRQGDAVLIEALPGNADQVVSGQVTPESYIVNVREVGQDWALPKEQMLEVSGQGTVPNRLIQQVAYLARHLEEYFHGVPQDIEWSYDGEKLWLLQARSITTLAPIWTRKIAAEVIPGAIRPLTWSINRPLTCGVWGKIFTIVLGTRAQGLNFEETATLHYSHAYFNATLLGQIFRRMGLPAESLEFLTRGAKFSRPPLQSTMANSPGLMRLLKREMRLEQDFARDEPRFLAALEPRYAELSELSIEELTEQIQQILELLERATYYSILAPLSAALRKAMFRVQDDEVDNQDTPEVAAMRALSNLASSARSLLENSEDVFTQLEKTAQGQAILHQFDQILDRYGYLSEVGTDIAIPTWREQPEPIRDLFRQFCLNPTPEPTSPKIKHQGVQRRIALKGKVTEIYSRFLAELRWRFLAIEQQWLASGILHQPGDIFFLTYAEIRQGKTSQFSELIQHRRAQFDHDRQLSPIPQLVYGDDPPTPALPTWQASNRLQGIGASAGQVAGTIRVMRSLNGLGTVDRDTILVVPYTDSGWMPVLARVGGLIAEVGGRLSHGAIVAREYRIPAVMDVQHATEILRDGQKVRIDGQLGIVEILDEG from the coding sequence ATGACCTTGATGCATGTTTGGGGCGCTCTGCTGATTTTCGGACTCTGTCCGATTCTGGGCGGATTGCCATTGATTCGGTGGATAACGACCCGTCTGACCGGGAAGCGGTTGCAGCAGCTTGGAACGGGGAATGTGAGCGTCTCGGCGGCGTTTTATCACGGGGGTAAATGGGTTGGGGTGCTGGCGGTGCTCTCGGAGGCATTGAAGGGCATTGCGGCGGTTTTACTCGCGCGATCGTTCTTTCCAGATCGTCCAGAGTGGGAAATTTTTTCCCTGATTGCGCTGGTTTATGGGCGATACTTCATTGGAAAAGGAGCGGGGACGACCAATGTAGTTTGGGGATATGTCGTTCATGATCCACTCACCTCGTTTCTGGTGTTTCTGATTGGGGGAATTGGATTTACGATTTTGCGGGAGCGGCAAGCGGGAAAATTTGGGGTTTTGATTTTGTTTCCGCTGATTACCGTATTGAGACATCCACAGGAAACACCGCTGATTGTGGGGTCAGTGGGACTGGCAGCGTTTTTGTGGTGGATCTATAACCAGATTCCAGATGATTTGGATCTCAGATCTGATACGGCACAGAGAGGATCAAAAGCAATGTTTCAATTTCTTCGCGAAGATCGATCGCTGATTTCGCTCGATCAAGCGTTAAAAGCAGACAAAGTTGGACAAAAGGCAGCAACGCTCTCCGAGTTAAAGCGATCGGGTTATCCTGTGCCGGAGGGTTGGGTGCTTTTGCCAGGAGATGATCCGCAGCCGTTGATTCAGGCGATGCGGCCGAGTCGAGAGCAGCCCTTGATTGTTCGATCCTCTGCGATCGGAGAAGATTCAGAATCAGCGTCGGCAGCGGGGCAGTACGGATCGATTGCAAATGTGACCCATCGAGAGTTACTGTTGCCTGCGATTATGCGCTGTTTAGACTCGTATGAGCAAGAATCAGCAGTTCAGTATCGACGCGATCGCGCCATTCCAGATGCTTCGATGATTGTGCTCGTTCAGAATCAGATTCGAGGTGTGTTTTCGGGAGTAGCGTTTAGTCGCGATCCGATTTCGAGGCAAGGCGATGCAGTTTTGATTGAAGCTTTGCCTGGAAATGCTGATCAAGTTGTGTCAGGACAGGTGACTCCAGAGAGCTACATTGTGAATGTTCGCGAAGTGGGTCAAGATTGGGCTTTACCAAAAGAGCAGATGCTAGAAGTGTCGGGACAAGGGACAGTTCCGAACAGATTGATTCAGCAAGTTGCTTACTTAGCTCGACATTTAGAAGAATATTTTCATGGCGTGCCGCAAGATATCGAGTGGAGCTATGACGGAGAAAAGCTCTGGTTACTCCAAGCTCGATCGATTACAACATTAGCTCCAATTTGGACGAGAAAGATTGCCGCAGAAGTGATTCCAGGCGCGATTCGACCGCTAACTTGGTCAATTAATCGACCGTTGACTTGTGGAGTTTGGGGGAAGATCTTTACGATCGTACTGGGAACACGCGCTCAAGGTCTGAACTTTGAGGAAACGGCTACGCTGCATTATTCTCATGCTTATTTTAATGCGACATTACTCGGGCAGATTTTTAGACGCATGGGGCTGCCTGCTGAGAGCTTGGAATTTCTGACTAGAGGTGCGAAGTTTAGTCGTCCTCCTTTACAATCGACGATGGCAAATTCGCCTGGACTCATGCGATTACTCAAGCGAGAAATGAGATTAGAGCAGGATTTCGCGAGAGATGAGCCGCGCTTTCTAGCAGCTTTGGAGCCGAGGTATGCAGAACTGTCTGAATTGTCGATCGAGGAACTAACAGAGCAAATTCAGCAAATTCTTGAGTTACTAGAACGTGCAACTTACTACAGCATCCTCGCTCCCTTAAGTGCTGCTTTGAGAAAAGCAATGTTTCGAGTCCAAGATGACGAGGTCGATAATCAGGATACTCCAGAAGTTGCTGCGATGAGAGCCTTGTCGAATCTTGCTAGCTCTGCTCGATCGCTGTTAGAAAACTCCGAAGATGTCTTTACTCAACTTGAAAAAACGGCTCAAGGGCAAGCGATTTTGCATCAGTTTGATCAGATTCTCGATCGCTACGGCTATCTCAGCGAAGTTGGGACAGACATTGCGATTCCGACGTGGCGAGAGCAACCTGAACCGATTCGAGATTTATTTCGGCAATTCTGCTTAAATCCAACTCCCGAACCGACTTCGCCAAAGATTAAACATCAAGGCGTACAGCGTCGCATTGCTTTAAAAGGAAAAGTTACCGAAATTTATAGTCGATTCCTCGCTGAACTCCGCTGGCGCTTTCTTGCGATCGAACAACAGTGGCTTGCTTCCGGCATTCTCCATCAGCCGGGCGATATCTTTTTTCTAACGTATGCGGAGATTCGGCAGGGTAAAACCTCACAGTTTTCAGAACTTATTCAACATCGTCGCGCCCAGTTTGATCACGATCGCCAACTTTCTCCGATTCCGCAATTAGTCTACGGAGACGATCCCCCAACTCCTGCTCTTCCCACTTGGCAAGCTTCTAATCGGCTGCAAGGCATCGGAGCAAGCGCGGGACAGGTGGCGGGAACAATTCGAGTCATGCGATCGCTCAATGGATTAGGCACCGTCGATCGCGACACCATTCTCGTCGTTCCTTACACAGATTCCGGCTGGATGCCTGTTTTGGCACGAGTCGGAGGACTGATTGCAGAAGTCGGAGGACGGCTCTCTCATGGCGCGATCGTGGCACGAGAATATCGAATTCCAGCCGTCATGGACGTTCAACATGCCACTGAAATTTTGCGAGATGGGCAAAAAGTTCGGATCGACGGACAGCTCGGAATTGTTGAGATCTTAGACGAGGGCTAA
- a CDS encoding class I SAM-dependent methyltransferase: MADWVKLLNEYSNKDLEQRKIWYSPVVEAYDRGRPSYPEMLIQRSIELANLAPDSKILEVGCGSGTATVDFAKLGYAIDAVEPNPEFCRVAQRNFAEFPQVKLYPQSFEEWQVQPETYQIVLAANAWHWIASDIKYVKAAKTLRAGGSLVLLWNMSLEPNYEIYQILNEVYQAHAPAIAPAYEGRDKQVEILSGLGKLVSDSGLFEAPVTELMPCERTYEVDRYLDLLSSYSPYVSLDPQVKEALLSGLRTTIEEKLNGEILLSNLAAVQVARKIEG, from the coding sequence ATGGCAGATTGGGTCAAGCTTCTCAATGAGTATTCAAACAAGGATTTAGAACAGCGGAAGATTTGGTATTCTCCGGTTGTGGAAGCCTACGATCGCGGAAGACCGAGCTATCCTGAAATGCTCATTCAGCGATCGATTGAACTTGCCAATCTTGCCCCCGACTCGAAAATTCTTGAAGTGGGCTGTGGTTCGGGGACGGCAACGGTTGATTTTGCCAAGTTAGGCTATGCGATCGATGCGGTCGAACCCAATCCAGAATTCTGCCGAGTGGCTCAACGAAATTTTGCCGAGTTTCCGCAGGTCAAGCTTTATCCTCAATCTTTTGAGGAGTGGCAAGTTCAGCCGGAAACCTATCAGATTGTGCTGGCTGCTAATGCGTGGCACTGGATTGCATCGGATATTAAGTATGTGAAAGCAGCAAAAACATTGCGGGCTGGAGGTTCTCTAGTGTTGCTTTGGAATATGTCGCTTGAACCGAACTATGAAATTTATCAAATCCTGAATGAAGTCTATCAGGCTCATGCACCTGCGATCGCACCTGCGTATGAAGGGCGAGATAAGCAAGTTGAAATCTTGAGCGGATTAGGGAAACTCGTGAGTGATTCCGGATTATTTGAGGCTCCCGTCACAGAATTGATGCCTTGCGAAAGAACCTATGAGGTTGATCGCTATCTCGATCTTTTGAGTAGCTATTCACCCTACGTTTCTTTAGATCCACAGGTCAAAGAAGCTTTATTGTCAGGATTGAGAACGACGATCGAGGAAAAACTAAACGGTGAAATTCTACTGTCTAACTTAGCAGCAGTTCAAGTTGCGCGGAAAATTGAGGGTTAG
- the crtW gene encoding beta-carotene ketolase CrtW → MVSFRSAPTQLGQDSKIQIDRGVWVALTILGIWAVSLFTLLSIDITQLSIPFRIAGLLLQTFLYTGLFITAHDAMHGAVSPSNRKLNDLIGSIALRAYALFSLKSMIKTHWEHHAHPASDLDPDFHNGKNKSLLGWYSYFMVRYWSWTRIISLIAIFHIVHRLFHVPEANLTWFWVVPSILSSVQLFFFGTFLPHREPAGGYQNENRATSTRWSPFWSFISCYHFGYHLEHHERPDLAWWQLPELHQRKLQEEG, encoded by the coding sequence GTGGTTTCCTTCCGTTCAGCGCCAACTCAATTGGGTCAAGATTCTAAAATTCAAATCGATCGAGGTGTATGGGTTGCACTCACGATTTTAGGAATTTGGGCAGTGAGCTTGTTCACACTGCTCAGTATTGATATTACACAATTATCAATCCCATTTAGAATTGCAGGGCTTTTACTACAAACATTTCTATACACTGGGCTATTTATTACCGCACACGATGCGATGCATGGCGCTGTTTCGCCGAGTAATCGTAAACTCAATGACTTGATTGGCTCAATTGCATTGCGCGCCTATGCTTTATTTTCATTGAAATCAATGATCAAAACGCATTGGGAGCATCATGCACATCCAGCTTCTGATCTCGATCCAGACTTTCACAACGGCAAGAATAAAAGCCTTTTAGGATGGTATTCCTACTTCATGGTGCGCTATTGGAGTTGGACGCGAATTATCTCTTTGATTGCCATCTTTCACATTGTGCATCGACTCTTTCACGTTCCTGAAGCGAATTTAACTTGGTTTTGGGTCGTGCCTTCGATTCTCAGCTCCGTTCAATTGTTCTTCTTTGGGACATTTCTACCGCATCGTGAGCCAGCAGGCGGCTATCAAAACGAAAATCGTGCGACCAGTACTCGCTGGTCACCCTTCTGGTCATTTATTAGCTGCTACCACTTTGGCTATCATTTAGAACATCATGAACGCCCTGATCTCGCTTGGTGGCAACTTCCTGAATTACATCAACGCAAACTTCAAGAAGAAGGCTAA
- a CDS encoding SDR family NAD(P)-dependent oxidoreductase, giving the protein MASTVLITGASQGIGKATALQFARNGYSVIMAARNVDRLNAAAEEVKAIGQSVTAIPTDTRNPEQVQKLIDQSIAQYGTIDVLVNNAGVYSSGPADSFSLEDWHTVIDTNLWGYIHTIQALLPHMLAQGRGMIVNVASVGGKVPIPYLVPYSTSKFAVTGLTQSLQSELSPKGITVCGIYPSLIKSDLMERAIFRGKDEEDAIARRKQLEQVLSVPVVEKPEDVAKAIWTAVKHRKTDVMVGSANMSLLSSRLFPGFLQWAMRRTFKNSDKDY; this is encoded by the coding sequence ATGGCTTCTACTGTTCTGATTACTGGCGCATCTCAAGGCATTGGTAAAGCAACTGCCCTTCAGTTTGCTCGAAATGGCTACAGCGTAATTATGGCTGCTCGAAATGTCGATCGCTTAAACGCAGCGGCTGAAGAAGTCAAGGCGATTGGTCAGAGCGTTACTGCGATTCCAACTGATACTCGCAATCCAGAACAAGTTCAGAAGCTCATTGATCAGTCGATCGCGCAGTACGGCACGATCGATGTCCTCGTCAACAATGCGGGTGTGTATAGTTCAGGTCCAGCCGATAGTTTCTCACTAGAAGATTGGCATACAGTGATTGATACAAATCTTTGGGGGTATATTCACACAATTCAAGCTCTACTGCCGCACATGCTGGCTCAAGGTCGCGGCATGATTGTGAATGTTGCATCCGTGGGTGGGAAGGTTCCTATTCCCTATCTTGTGCCTTATTCGACGAGTAAATTTGCCGTGACTGGGCTGACTCAGAGTTTACAGTCTGAGCTTTCGCCGAAAGGGATTACTGTCTGTGGCATTTATCCGAGTCTGATCAAAAGTGATCTGATGGAGCGAGCGATTTTTCGCGGCAAGGATGAGGAAGATGCGATCGCACGCCGTAAGCAGTTAGAGCAGGTTTTGAGTGTTCCTGTGGTTGAGAAGCCAGAAGACGTAGCAAAGGCGATTTGGACAGCGGTCAAACATCGGAAAACGGATGTCATGGTCGGTTCTGCAAATATGTCACTGCTCTCAAGCCGCTTGTTCCCAGGCTTTTTACAATGGGCGATGCGGCGAACCTTTAAGAACAGTGACAAAGATTACTAA
- a CDS encoding iron uptake porin — MSELDTIAHPPKTPPSFVVARKTIQKTKSTGLPAKAKVAHPEAIRSPEFSKLPSSDSGELPSSDRMEQVTSVSQLSDVRPTDWAFQALQTLVERYGCIAGYPDQTFRGDRALTRSEFAAGLNACLDRIQDLIASQTTNIITRQDLEIAQKLQIEFATDLAALKGRIDRLEARTTTIEKQQFSTTTRLFGQAIASVQTSNRANIDLFPRDGVPERQGKLQTTLASNLQLSLATSFTGRDLLLTTLQTGNLRSSAPNLLTNMGRLSYESEQDNQLVVSDLSYRFPVSKNFGVLVGASGVTPSNTFRGINPLEGSGEGALSLLGQRNPILAIGNGTGGIGFDWQINRRVSLQGVYSAEIPGFPGNADVGGLIGGRYAAGAQLTIAPTRNIDLGIHYLFSRSPDGFLGTGIGDSQLLSPFAPTRTAFTTHAVGATLAWRVNRKFTIGGWGGWTSSRALSVVGSVQTTNWMVFSALPDLFVPGNLGGILFGQPPKITSSNLPEEYNFPRFSDTGSKGGQPDTALHLELFYRARVNPALEVTPGVIVIFNPNHNKANDPVVVGAVRATFRF, encoded by the coding sequence ATGTCTGAACTCGATACGATCGCTCATCCCCCGAAAACGCCACCGTCTTTTGTGGTGGCGCGCAAAACGATTCAAAAAACGAAATCTACTGGTTTGCCAGCCAAAGCAAAAGTTGCTCATCCAGAAGCAATTCGATCGCCAGAGTTTAGCAAACTGCCTAGCTCAGACAGTGGTGAACTGCCTAGCTCAGACAGAATGGAGCAAGTGACTTCTGTTTCGCAACTCTCCGACGTTCGCCCAACCGATTGGGCATTTCAGGCACTTCAAACTCTAGTCGAACGCTACGGTTGTATTGCAGGCTATCCGGATCAAACCTTTCGCGGCGATCGTGCTTTGACTCGATCTGAATTTGCAGCCGGACTGAATGCTTGTCTCGATCGTATTCAAGACCTAATTGCTTCCCAAACGACTAACATCATCACCCGTCAAGACTTAGAAATTGCTCAAAAGCTGCAAATAGAATTCGCAACAGACTTAGCTGCACTCAAAGGGCGCATCGATCGCTTAGAAGCTCGAACTACAACGATCGAAAAACAGCAATTTTCCACGACAACGCGATTGTTCGGACAAGCGATCGCTTCAGTTCAAACAAGCAATCGAGCCAATATTGATCTCTTTCCCAGAGATGGTGTTCCAGAACGCCAAGGCAAGCTGCAAACAACGCTTGCTAGCAATCTTCAACTCTCGCTCGCCACTTCATTCACAGGTAGAGATTTACTACTGACAACCTTACAAACCGGAAATTTGCGATCGTCTGCCCCAAATTTATTAACGAATATGGGACGCTTATCCTATGAGTCTGAGCAAGACAATCAACTTGTAGTCAGCGATCTCTCTTACCGTTTCCCAGTGAGTAAAAACTTCGGTGTTTTAGTCGGCGCATCTGGAGTAACTCCCTCGAATACGTTTCGCGGGATCAATCCACTCGAAGGCTCTGGAGAAGGAGCACTTTCTCTGCTTGGACAGCGCAATCCGATTTTAGCGATCGGCAATGGCACAGGCGGCATCGGCTTCGATTGGCAAATTAATCGGCGCGTGAGTTTGCAAGGCGTTTACAGCGCGGAAATTCCTGGATTTCCTGGAAATGCGGATGTCGGTGGATTGATTGGCGGTCGATATGCAGCAGGGGCACAATTGACGATCGCGCCGACTCGCAACATCGATCTCGGCATTCATTACCTATTCTCTCGCAGCCCAGATGGCTTTTTGGGCACAGGAATCGGGGATTCTCAACTCCTTTCACCGTTTGCCCCAACCCGCACAGCTTTTACGACTCATGCCGTCGGCGCGACTTTAGCATGGCGGGTGAATCGGAAATTCACGATCGGCGGTTGGGGCGGTTGGACATCTTCTAGAGCGCTCAGCGTTGTGGGTTCAGTACAGACGACAAATTGGATGGTCTTTTCTGCCTTGCCGGATCTGTTTGTGCCGGGAAATCTCGGTGGCATCCTCTTCGGACAACCGCCTAAAATTACGAGCAGCAATCTACCCGAAGAGTACAACTTTCCTCGATTTAGCGATACAGGGAGCAAAGGCGGTCAGCCAGACACAGCCTTACATTTAGAACTGTTCTACCGAGCTAGAGTCAATCCAGCCTTGGAGGTGACACCTGGCGTAATTGTTATTTTCAACCCCAATCACAACAAAGCAAATGATCCAGTTGTCGTCGGGGCAGTTCGGGCAACTTTTAGATTCTAG